In Helicobacter sp. 12S02232-10, one DNA window encodes the following:
- a CDS encoding ATPase, T2SS/T4P/T4SS family — translation MITKLLSEALKKFKPYLESGANEVLINREFEVVLDKQGVYEFHQDENFNKKFLESFCMELATSRGLRFNENNPSLSCEIPIDPNNQENYYGYRVQAIHQSILYDSDISICIRIPSKTIFKLSDFALKADSSYEFIESLIRGKKNILVSGGTGTGKTSFLNALMTQVPIIDRIVTIEDSQELRIANPNKVQMLISKNENKFSYENALNASMRLRPDRIFLGEIDTRNCLLFLRLSNTGHDGMLSTLHANNTKDAIKAIMTNAMFGGFNDKEALKSYIRTAIDYIIQIKREKNQRVISEVFDVKNSIQDDFE, via the coding sequence ATGATCACAAAACTTCTAAGTGAGGCACTCAAAAAGTTTAAACCCTATTTGGAAAGCGGAGCAAATGAAGTATTGATCAATCGTGAATTTGAAGTTGTTTTAGATAAACAAGGGGTTTATGAATTTCACCAAGATGAAAATTTTAACAAAAAATTTTTGGAAAGTTTTTGTATGGAATTAGCTACTTCTAGGGGCTTGAGATTCAATGAAAACAACCCTTCTTTGAGTTGTGAAATACCCATTGATCCAAACAATCAGGAAAATTACTACGGATATCGAGTACAAGCTATTCATCAGTCTATTCTTTATGACAGCGATATCAGTATTTGCATTCGAATTCCTTCCAAAACAATTTTTAAATTGAGCGATTTTGCCTTGAAAGCAGATTCCAGTTACGAATTCATTGAAAGTCTGATACGAGGTAAAAAGAATATTTTAGTCAGCGGGGGAACAGGAACAGGGAAAACAAGCTTTTTAAACGCATTAATGACACAAGTTCCAATAATTGATCGAATTGTAACAATCGAAGACTCTCAAGAGCTAAGAATTGCAAACCCTAACAAAGTGCAAATGCTTATTTCAAAAAATGAAAACAAATTCAGTTATGAAAATGCTTTAAATGCTTCAATGAGACTAAGACCAGACAGAATATTCTTAGGCGAGATTGATACAAGAAATTGCCTGTTATTTTTAAGACTTTCCAACACTGGTCACGATGGAATGCTATCAACTCTCCACGCAAATAATACCAAAGACGCCATCAAAGCCATTATGACTAATGCAATGTTTGGCGGTTTTAATGATAAGGAAGCATTAAAAAGTTATATCCGAACCGCTATCGACTATATTATTCAAATTAAAAGGGAGAAAAACCAAAGGGTAATCTCTGAGGTATTTGATGTTAAGAACTCAATTCAGGATGATTTTGAATGA
- a CDS encoding plasmid mobilization relaxosome protein MobC — protein sequence MKRIHLSIQEKHDQILEREAKRRNKSKSQYLRDLISKRANNKILKDLAKIQTFNCEILLQISRLSANINQIAYHLNSGFKTDPKEFFKVSEELLEHIQILREDLNKNSKLLLKVV from the coding sequence ATGAAACGAATTCATTTATCAATTCAGGAAAAACATGATCAGATACTCGAACGAGAGGCTAAACGACGGAATAAGTCCAAGTCTCAATATTTGAGAGATTTAATCTCAAAAAGAGCCAATAACAAAATTTTAAAAGATCTTGCAAAAATTCAAACTTTTAATTGTGAGATTTTATTGCAAATTTCACGATTGAGTGCCAATATCAATCAAATTGCCTATCACCTGAATTCAGGCTTTAAAACTGATCCCAAAGAGTTCTTCAAAGTATCGGAAGAGTTGCTCGAACATATTCAAATATTGAGAGAAGATTTAAATAAAAACTCAAAATTACTATTAAAGGTTGTTTAA
- a CDS encoding type IV secretory system conjugative DNA transfer family protein yields the protein MKKALIGIFVAPILGYIVYIISLMVLFDLKFDLKLFEVSYRILKSLTPDGIHYLKPMVFLSLFFGFFTLLITIFFSLLKGSGKGDYGKSRFANIKDLRKLDLNYEKGLILAKYKNKFIRCIEPLTSLIVAPPGTGKTASIVIPNLLTIQNSCVVLDIKGELIQKTAGYRQKILKNKVLIFSPMGKDNTMKFNPFDEKCVKNFNFVQKKRLVEEVANTLFVAEKGKDPNDFWLASAKQLFIFFALYDLCVKGKSSFGDLAQAIQKDYYEELEGDFKKECEFEEEVFDEENQQAQTIIKRDPKANTLTAFFRQVSLKEYKTEELHNTNVQEFVLVQNQARIYSTSPQETFGGFTANYMVYLNVFTNPDVAEATGSMSFDYEDLREQKITLYINIGQTDIDTLAPLVRILMESIAKNLLLRENSDPDKFIYLLLDEFIRFGKLNFIMRLPELCRSYGLIPIYITQSYQQIQVTYSKEDVDILLANTHYQVVFRMNSFKDAKEVSDTIGDFTREKESISASNMKFVENNKSVSKEGYKLLTPQDIMNQNKEKVLILVSGHKDTPLQAKRNMFFKNQQLKNASEIAYDPNHMAV from the coding sequence ATGAAAAAAGCACTGATTGGAATTTTTGTAGCTCCTATTTTAGGCTATATCGTTTATATAATCTCTTTGATGGTTCTTTTTGATTTGAAATTTGATTTAAAACTCTTTGAAGTTTCATATCGCATATTAAAAAGTTTAACCCCCGATGGAATCCATTATTTAAAACCGATGGTTTTTTTGTCTTTATTTTTTGGATTTTTTACACTCCTGATCACTATCTTCTTCTCCCTTTTAAAGGGATCGGGCAAAGGAGATTATGGGAAGTCAAGATTTGCAAATATTAAAGATTTAAGAAAACTTGATCTCAATTATGAGAAAGGTTTGATTTTAGCCAAATATAAAAATAAATTTATTCGTTGTATAGAACCATTGACATCATTAATTGTAGCTCCACCAGGCACAGGAAAAACAGCTTCAATCGTTATTCCAAATTTACTCACTATTCAAAATTCGTGTGTTGTATTAGATATCAAAGGAGAATTAATTCAAAAAACTGCGGGGTATCGGCAAAAAATATTAAAAAACAAAGTTTTAATATTCAGTCCAATGGGTAAAGATAACACTATGAAATTTAATCCGTTTGATGAAAAATGCGTTAAAAATTTTAATTTTGTTCAGAAAAAAAGATTAGTGGAGGAAGTCGCCAATACTCTATTTGTCGCAGAAAAAGGCAAGGATCCTAATGATTTTTGGCTAGCTTCTGCCAAACAACTTTTTATTTTTTTTGCTTTATATGATCTTTGTGTTAAAGGGAAAAGTTCTTTTGGGGATTTAGCCCAAGCAATTCAAAAAGATTATTATGAGGAATTGGAAGGCGATTTTAAAAAAGAATGTGAATTTGAAGAAGAAGTCTTTGATGAAGAGAACCAACAGGCTCAAACTATTATCAAAAGAGACCCTAAAGCAAATACTCTTACAGCATTTTTCAGACAAGTATCTTTAAAAGAGTATAAAACCGAAGAACTTCATAATACCAATGTTCAGGAATTCGTTTTAGTACAAAATCAGGCTAGGATTTATTCAACATCTCCGCAAGAGACGTTTGGAGGATTTACGGCAAATTATATGGTTTATCTGAATGTATTTACAAACCCTGATGTAGCCGAAGCTACAGGCTCAATGAGCTTTGATTATGAGGACTTAAGGGAACAAAAAATTACTCTTTACATCAATATTGGACAAACTGATATTGATACTCTTGCTCCCTTAGTAAGAATATTGATGGAATCTATCGCTAAAAATCTACTTTTAAGAGAAAATTCAGATCCTGACAAATTTATTTATCTGCTTCTTGATGAATTTATTCGTTTCGGAAAGCTTAATTTTATTATGAGATTACCGGAATTATGTCGCAGTTATGGGTTAATTCCTATCTATATCACGCAAAGTTACCAACAAATTCAAGTAACCTATTCTAAAGAAGATGTAGATATTTTGCTGGCTAACACTCATTACCAAGTTGTTTTCAGAATGAATTCTTTTAAAGATGCCAAAGAAGTCAGCGATACAATCGGGGATTTTACAAGAGAAAAAGAGTCCATAAGTGCCTCCAATATGAAATTTGTCGAAAACAATAAATCTGTCTCCAAAGAGGGCTATAAACTACTGACACCTCAAGATATTATGAATCAAAACAAGGAAAAAGTATTGATTTTGGTATCGGGTCATAAAGATACTCCTTTGCAGGCAAAAAGAAATATGTTTTTTAAAAATCAACAATTAAAAAATGCTTCTGAAATCGCCTATGATCCAAATCATATGGCAGTTTAA
- a CDS encoding ArdC family protein, producing the protein MENNNAINIQSEQLGKADNVIYLDNTLDNAKFQSSESIDEKPKNEDKKQNAPSPEAPNIAPSDMASQMEGYLRYIIGMACESKKAPWTKDKTAQEIQEDKLKKPFNPITGISYSGANQLALESQGKESGMWLTRKQIESLGGQIDTEKNEGIKTFFVNKQTNEIRYVRVYNVTDIENLDITQLPHQKMISIDKKPLLDLRGINLYPHTKKQISIYNQAIKNNTDYKVPLLEAPKKQEQSQTNGKGLSA; encoded by the coding sequence ATGGAAAACAATAACGCAATCAACATCCAATCAGAACAATTAGGCAAAGCAGATAATGTCATTTACTTGGACAATACCCTAGACAATGCAAAATTTCAATCAAGCGAATCAATTGATGAAAAGCCCAAAAACGAGGATAAGAAACAAAATGCTCCAAGCCCCGAAGCTCCAAATATTGCTCCAAGCGATATGGCAAGTCAGATGGAAGGTTATTTGAGATACATAATCGGGATGGCTTGTGAAAGCAAAAAAGCTCCTTGGACTAAGGATAAAACAGCTCAAGAAATTCAAGAAGACAAACTTAAAAAACCATTTAATCCAATTACGGGAATTTCTTATAGCGGAGCGAATCAGTTAGCACTGGAATCTCAAGGCAAAGAAAGTGGTATGTGGCTTACTAGAAAACAAATTGAGAGTTTAGGAGGTCAAATTGATACCGAAAAAAACGAAGGGATTAAAACTTTTTTTGTAAATAAACAAACTAATGAGATTAGATATGTAAGAGTTTATAACGTTACTGACATTGAAAATCTTGACATTACTCAATTACCCCATCAAAAAATGATCTCCATCGATAAAAAACCATTGTTGGATTTACGGGGAATTAATCTATATCCACATACAAAAAAACAAATCTCTATTTATAATCAGGCGATTAAAAACAACACAGACTATAAAGTCCCGCTACTAGAAGCTCCAAAGAAGCAAGAGCAATCTCAAACAAACGGAAAGGGCTTAAGTGCTTGA
- a CDS encoding zincin-like metallopeptidase domain-containing protein, with amino-acid sequence MQRQTMSNTYKDIQDAQIKMMEDYILSHLDTGLKWQKNWEVPTLNIPHNPATGTKYKRTNGLILMLYRSKYGYQSNQWATFAQIKEMGGSVQAGEKSVPFIWKYALTPEEALKRKMITPSDPRINDAVVFFNKKMLLFNIEQSTLTQEMIKDYQIKHNFPKHYYESDKETTAMIESKLHKDIEAVLKNSKIPIIDNIGSPRAFYDPQKDEITLPDKKYFDSLDSYYSTALHELGHSTGHPNRLNREMAGFSTDKISYAKEEFRAELYSVLQGLELGLEVNLKNHAGYIDNWKNVFKNEETQREEIKKALKDSVSMVKYVQENWYPDHLKQEFRVEKQAQNEDVKENKINPPFEIREIKTRISEIQKVLSNPSLKDKTTALKELEKIAKQPLTQFERQAIQRLQNQHQCKGLRI; translated from the coding sequence ATGCAAAGGCAGACAATGAGTAATACTTACAAAGATATTCAAGACGCACAAATAAAAATGATGGAAGACTATATTCTCTCTCATTTGGATACTGGATTAAAATGGCAAAAAAACTGGGAAGTCCCCACTCTCAATATCCCTCACAATCCTGCCACAGGAACAAAATATAAAAGAACCAACGGGCTTATATTGATGCTTTATCGATCCAAATATGGTTATCAATCAAACCAATGGGCAACATTTGCTCAAATCAAAGAAATGGGGGGCAGTGTGCAAGCAGGAGAAAAGTCTGTTCCTTTTATTTGGAAATATGCTCTTACACCTGAAGAAGCACTGAAAAGAAAAATGATTACGCCTAGTGATCCAAGAATAAATGATGCAGTCGTATTTTTCAATAAAAAAATGCTTTTATTCAATATCGAACAAAGCACGCTGACTCAAGAAATGATCAAAGATTATCAAATCAAACATAATTTTCCTAAACATTATTATGAATCTGACAAAGAAACAACTGCAATGATCGAATCTAAACTTCACAAAGACATTGAAGCTGTTTTAAAAAATTCCAAAATCCCTATTATTGATAATATTGGTTCGCCAAGAGCCTTTTATGATCCACAAAAAGATGAAATTACATTGCCAGATAAAAAATACTTTGATTCATTGGATAGTTACTATTCTACTGCATTGCACGAACTCGGACATTCTACAGGACATCCAAACAGGCTTAATAGAGAAATGGCAGGATTTTCTACCGATAAAATCAGTTATGCCAAAGAAGAGTTTAGAGCTGAATTATATTCAGTATTGCAAGGACTGGAATTGGGGCTAGAAGTCAATCTTAAAAACCACGCAGGATATATTGATAATTGGAAAAATGTATTCAAAAATGAAGAGACCCAAAGAGAAGAAATCAAAAAAGCTCTTAAAGATTCAGTTTCAATGGTGAAATATGTCCAAGAAAATTGGTATCCCGATCACCTCAAACAAGAATTTAGGGTAGAAAAACAAGCTCAAAACGAAGATGTGAAAGAAAACAAAATCAATCCTCCTTTTGAGATAAGAGAAATAAAAACAAGAATTTCAGAGATTCAAAAAGTCTTGTCAAATCCATCGTTAAAAGATAAGACAACTGCCTTAAAAGAGCTTGAAAAAATAGCAAAACAGCCTTTAACACAGTTTGAACGCCAAGCTATTCAAAGACTGCAAAATCAACACCAATGCAAAGGATTGAGAATATGA
- a CDS encoding type IA DNA topoisomerase, with the protein MSVIIIEAPNKCEKIASITNAKVFATKGHFKQLAEEEWLDFETYEPQFDFMNEKKKSIDHILRECKNQDVYIATDPDREGYAIGYMFYEMVKNIAKSVKRAEFHEITESGVRKGLESSLPFNQTNVKFFEAFKARVVGDKLVGFILSPKLSKLLDIKRMSAGRVQTPALKLIVDRELEIEAFEKIPADQKIDFKIIAKSKKDNKTFDLNNDNRFKTKDQAQEFLNSIVEIKQALVSKKETKQGKQSPDKPFQTATMIKKANQVYGFSSDKTMALAQNLYEKGLITYHRTDAENLSLEFLNEAKSFLEPLYEWYQYKEYKAGAQSQAEAHEATRITHIHPYEKIETLISKEKLTKEHEDLYRLIYCNSILSQAKDCLFETNRYEFNLKGRSFYLSTKEIKYNGFKNVFLKEEPENEKEELKDLTLQLNEMDTVEILNFEIKEVNKKAPSRFKESEFIPLLQKLGIGRPSTYHTFIPKLIEREYIQIQTKGKKQELKALERGKLAIEALKKEDEWITQSEFTAQMENILDLITNGQSHYIDFVKTLHEKLGFIKLSKREKKPPSLKQIALMEKLSTEHNIPIPPEAREDVQECSKWLDKAFKKQPSSAGQIKFAEDIFEKTGIQLPKNYKESAEACKNYIEKNKSKLNQMKDKK; encoded by the coding sequence ATGAGCGTGATTATCATTGAAGCACCCAATAAATGCGAAAAAATCGCCAGTATTACTAATGCTAAAGTGTTTGCAACCAAAGGTCATTTCAAACAGCTGGCAGAAGAAGAATGGCTGGATTTTGAAACTTACGAACCTCAATTTGATTTTATGAATGAAAAGAAAAAATCCATTGATCACATATTAAGAGAGTGCAAAAATCAAGATGTTTACATTGCTACCGATCCAGATCGAGAAGGATATGCTATCGGGTATATGTTTTATGAAATGGTTAAAAACATTGCCAAAAGTGTCAAGAGGGCAGAATTTCACGAAATCACAGAAAGCGGAGTCAGGAAAGGCTTGGAATCCTCATTGCCTTTTAATCAAACCAATGTGAAATTCTTTGAAGCGTTTAAAGCTAGAGTAGTTGGAGATAAGTTGGTAGGATTTATCCTAAGCCCCAAACTTTCAAAACTTCTAGATATTAAAAGAATGAGTGCAGGAAGGGTTCAAACACCAGCACTCAAACTTATTGTAGATAGAGAATTGGAAATTGAAGCGTTCGAAAAAATCCCAGCCGATCAAAAAATCGACTTTAAAATCATAGCAAAATCAAAAAAAGATAATAAAACTTTTGATTTAAACAATGACAATCGATTTAAGACTAAAGATCAAGCACAAGAGTTCTTAAACTCTATTGTTGAAATCAAACAAGCATTAGTTTCAAAAAAAGAGACCAAACAAGGCAAACAATCCCCAGATAAACCATTCCAAACCGCCACTATGATCAAAAAAGCCAATCAAGTTTATGGCTTTAGCAGTGATAAAACAATGGCTTTAGCCCAAAATCTATACGAAAAAGGATTGATCACTTATCATAGAACTGATGCAGAAAACTTAAGTCTAGAGTTTCTTAACGAAGCCAAGTCGTTTTTAGAGCCTTTATACGAATGGTATCAATATAAAGAATACAAAGCAGGCGCTCAAAGTCAAGCCGAAGCACACGAAGCAACTAGGATCACTCATATTCACCCTTATGAAAAAATAGAAACTTTAATCTCAAAAGAAAAGCTCACTAAAGAACACGAAGATTTATATCGATTAATTTATTGCAACAGCATTCTCTCTCAAGCCAAAGATTGTCTTTTTGAAACAAATCGATATGAATTTAATCTAAAAGGAAGGAGCTTTTATCTATCGACAAAAGAGATCAAATACAACGGCTTTAAAAACGTTTTTCTCAAAGAAGAGCCGGAGAATGAAAAAGAAGAACTGAAAGATCTGACCTTGCAACTCAATGAAATGGATACAGTTGAAATCTTAAATTTTGAGATTAAAGAAGTAAATAAAAAAGCTCCGTCCAGATTCAAAGAAAGCGAATTTATACCGCTTTTACAAAAATTAGGCATCGGCAGACCTAGCACATATCATACTTTTATCCCCAAACTCATTGAGCGAGAATATATTCAAATTCAAACAAAAGGCAAAAAACAGGAATTGAAAGCCTTAGAAAGAGGAAAATTAGCGATTGAAGCTTTAAAAAAAGAAGATGAATGGATTACCCAAAGCGAATTCACTGCTCAAATGGAAAATATTCTTGACTTAATCACAAATGGTCAATCTCATTACATCGACTTTGTGAAAACTCTGCACGAAAAATTAGGGTTTATCAAGCTAAGTAAAAGGGAGAAAAAGCCCCCGAGCCTTAAACAAATAGCCTTAATGGAAAAGCTTTCGACAGAACACAATATCCCTATACCTCCTGAAGCAAGAGAAGATGTTCAAGAATGCTCAAAGTGGCTAGATAAAGCTTTTAAAAAGCAACCTTCAAGTGCGGGGCAAATTAAATTTGCCGAAGATATCTTTGAAAAAACAGGGATTCAACTGCCAAAAAATTATAAAGAATCAGCGGAGGCGTGTAAAAATTACATTGAGAAAAATAAGTCAAAATTAAATCAAATGAAGGACAAAAAATGA
- the ssb gene encoding single-stranded DNA-binding protein, which translates to MTNIITISGNLVSGAELKIIGKNNVCVCNFTIANNRRFKNEKGEVIERPCFIDISLFGAYAEALHKHLTKGKGVIVTGELIQDVWENEGKKYSKHRIRAKEIDFRESKSKEEEKAQERAEREQAQNESFINIEGDQITVSI; encoded by the coding sequence ATGACCAATATCATCACAATATCAGGAAATCTAGTCAGCGGAGCAGAGCTTAAAATTATCGGTAAAAATAATGTATGTGTTTGTAATTTTACTATCGCAAACAATAGGAGATTTAAAAATGAAAAGGGCGAAGTAATCGAGAGACCTTGTTTTATTGACATAAGCCTATTTGGAGCTTATGCTGAAGCTTTACACAAACATTTAACCAAAGGCAAAGGCGTAATTGTTACAGGCGAACTTATTCAAGATGTTTGGGAAAATGAAGGCAAAAAATACTCCAAACATCGAATCAGAGCCAAAGAAATTGATTTTAGAGAATCAAAATCAAAAGAAGAAGAAAAAGCTCAAGAAAGGGCTGAGAGAGAACAAGCTCAAAACGAAAGTTTCATTAACATAGAAGGAGATCAAATTACAGTATCGATATAG
- a CDS encoding nucleotidyl transferase AbiEii/AbiGii toxin family protein: MFYKEILPKEQQEILQYLKPITDKDFILFGGTAIALQLGHRVSVDFDFFRSEPLDQNEKTKISNLNFLNNFTTLQNEENTFVISVNGVKLSFFGGIDFVKLSKFKSFETLKIAQLEDLLATKLAVITQRVEYKDYIDVIHIINNGLSLQQGFKKAKEFYGNQLSIQDTLKTLIYFEGGDLYQLKDNEKEVLTKAVYGFNKLIQDKRLENTKQKTNPYEAVNIPMDEILLKLGYEYKREKCTKRNFTMENQNGDLVVISRMSNDHYLYFNPFNDNDRGNIHSFCKNRGVSLKEILYANTFEYAHKLQYTDPKEKESNSLKAIFEFEKFREAKGNSNYLEFQRGISRKISEAFNIKLDDHNNVCFPHYCLEKIPGFKKGEKDLEFICQSGYTLKFRNPLFKDRDGNPLNKPIKSLCYGGKGLEILKSPDCTHLSKVQNIIITESSIDSLSFFELKKERGERNFDFNNTLLCATGGNKNESTTKVLEFIRDRATEATFILAMDQDEKGKYFTEQLKELLKGRKIKEEYSEFKDFNDDLRAFKIISKDKLNLETNQDLKKSLENKMCQILKDLKNHRINPKQREFELQKLEVIKTICPFNRIQDKFYQEIVQEKELNLRR, from the coding sequence ATGTTTTATAAAGAAATACTTCCCAAAGAACAACAAGAAATCCTACAATACTTAAAACCCATTACAGATAAGGATTTTATTCTCTTTGGAGGCACTGCTATCGCCTTGCAATTAGGGCATAGAGTATCTGTAGATTTTGATTTTTTTAGATCCGAGCCACTCGATCAAAATGAAAAAACAAAAATATCAAATCTGAATTTTCTCAATAATTTCACTACGCTACAAAATGAAGAAAACACATTTGTTATTAGCGTTAATGGTGTAAAACTATCTTTTTTTGGTGGGATTGATTTTGTAAAATTATCTAAATTCAAGTCTTTTGAGACTCTAAAAATAGCTCAATTAGAAGATTTACTGGCAACAAAATTAGCTGTTATCACTCAAAGAGTGGAATATAAAGATTATATCGATGTGATTCACATCATTAACAACGGGTTATCTTTACAGCAGGGATTTAAAAAAGCTAAAGAATTTTACGGGAATCAATTATCAATTCAAGACACATTAAAAACATTAATTTATTTTGAAGGCGGGGATTTATACCAATTAAAAGATAATGAAAAAGAAGTTCTTACCAAAGCCGTTTATGGATTCAACAAACTGATTCAAGATAAAAGACTAGAAAATACTAAACAAAAAACAAATCCTTATGAAGCCGTTAATATTCCAATGGATGAAATATTATTAAAATTAGGCTATGAATACAAGCGTGAAAAATGCACAAAACGAAATTTTACAATGGAAAACCAAAATGGTGATTTAGTCGTAATCTCAAGAATGTCCAACGATCATTATTTATATTTTAATCCATTTAATGACAACGACAGAGGCAATATTCATAGTTTTTGCAAAAATCGGGGAGTTTCACTTAAAGAAATTCTATATGCCAATACCTTTGAATACGCTCATAAACTCCAATACACAGATCCCAAAGAAAAAGAAAGCAATTCTCTTAAAGCCATATTTGAGTTTGAAAAATTCAGAGAAGCTAAGGGGAATAGTAATTATTTAGAATTCCAACGAGGTATTTCCAGAAAAATTAGCGAAGCTTTTAACATCAAACTGGACGATCATAATAATGTTTGCTTCCCTCACTATTGCCTAGAAAAAATACCTGGATTTAAAAAGGGAGAAAAAGATTTAGAGTTTATTTGTCAGAGCGGTTATACTCTTAAATTTCGAAATCCTTTATTTAAGGATCGGGATGGCAACCCCTTAAATAAACCCATAAAATCACTTTGCTATGGCGGGAAAGGGCTTGAAATTCTAAAATCTCCCGATTGCACGCACTTAAGTAAAGTTCAAAACATCATCATTACTGAGTCCAGCATTGACTCACTATCATTTTTTGAGCTGAAAAAAGAACGGGGAGAGAGAAATTTTGATTTTAATAATACTTTGCTATGTGCCACAGGTGGCAATAAAAACGAATCCACAACGAAAGTTCTTGAATTCATCAGAGATCGTGCGACAGAAGCCACTTTTATTTTAGCGATGGATCAAGATGAAAAGGGTAAATACTTTACAGAACAACTTAAGGAGCTTTTAAAAGGGAGAAAAATCAAAGAGGAATATTCCGAGTTTAAAGATTTTAACGATGATTTAAGGGCTTTTAAAATTATTTCAAAAGACAAATTGAATTTAGAAACCAATCAAGACCTCAAAAAATCTTTAGAAAATAAAATGTGTCAAATCCTCAAAGATTTAAAAAATCACAGAATAAATCCAAAACAAAGAGAATTTGAACTTCAAAAACTTGAAGTAATTAAAACCATCTGCCCTTTCAATCGAATTCAAGACAAATTTTATCAAGAGATAGTGCAAGAAAAAGAGCTAAATTTAAGGAGGTAA